The Candidatus Zixiibacteriota bacterium genome window below encodes:
- a CDS encoding NADH-quinone oxidoreductase subunit M, whose translation MGLLSFLIFWPALVGVLLLVWRDDRPTRIGWAAACGAAVELIASLWLWFGFVPGAGFQFVESVPWIPRFGIAYQVGIDGISLLLVLLTCLLTLIGVVSSLSAIQNGRRGYYASLLFLETGIIGAFCATDVFLFYIFWEAMLVPMYFLIGVWGGERRIYATIKFVLYTMAGSLLMLVAILWMYNFGSVSGHATFNLFDWYKFEVPASTQVWLFAAFALAFAIKVPMFPFHTWLPDAHVQAPAAGSVMLAGVLLKLGTYGFLRFAVPLFPSGFAALSDLLWVLAVIGIVYGAAMTLIQTDMKSLIAYSSVSHLGFVILGMMALNLVGLSGSLLQQVNHGISTGALFLLVGMIYERRHTRQIADYGGLFATVPVFTIGFLIVALSSIGLPGTNGFVGEFLILLGSFQARPVLAILSTTAVILAAAYMLWLVLRVFYGPVVHAENESIPDLGKRELATLVPLVVLIVWIGVYPRPFLDRITPDLQNWLGQARRVELIQHPSENCGTLVQAADSLAGRTRNGPVPPMEGGR comes from the coding sequence ATGGGTCTTCTGAGTTTCCTCATATTCTGGCCGGCGCTGGTGGGCGTTCTGCTTTTGGTGTGGCGGGATGATCGTCCGACGCGCATCGGATGGGCGGCCGCATGCGGTGCCGCTGTTGAGTTGATCGCGTCGCTGTGGCTCTGGTTCGGATTTGTGCCCGGCGCCGGGTTCCAGTTCGTCGAAAGCGTTCCCTGGATCCCGCGCTTCGGCATCGCCTATCAGGTCGGCATCGATGGGATCTCACTCTTGCTCGTTCTGTTGACCTGTCTGCTCACGCTGATCGGCGTGGTGTCCTCCCTCTCCGCCATTCAGAACGGTCGGCGCGGATACTATGCCTCTCTACTATTCCTGGAGACCGGCATCATCGGCGCCTTCTGCGCCACCGACGTCTTCCTCTTCTACATCTTCTGGGAGGCGATGCTGGTGCCGATGTACTTCCTCATCGGCGTCTGGGGCGGCGAGCGCCGGATCTATGCCACCATCAAATTCGTGCTGTACACGATGGCGGGTTCGCTTCTGATGTTGGTGGCGATCCTGTGGATGTACAACTTCGGCTCTGTTTCCGGACACGCCACCTTCAATCTGTTTGACTGGTACAAGTTCGAGGTACCCGCCTCGACGCAGGTCTGGTTGTTTGCCGCCTTTGCGCTGGCGTTCGCCATCAAGGTGCCGATGTTCCCCTTCCACACCTGGCTGCCGGATGCCCATGTGCAGGCGCCGGCGGCCGGATCGGTGATGCTGGCGGGCGTGCTCCTGAAGCTGGGAACCTATGGGTTCCTCCGCTTTGCGGTGCCGTTGTTCCCATCGGGATTCGCCGCGCTCAGTGATCTCCTCTGGGTGCTGGCGGTGATCGGCATCGTCTATGGGGCCGCAATGACGTTGATCCAGACCGACATGAAGAGTCTGATCGCCTATTCCTCCGTTTCGCATCTCGGCTTCGTGATATTGGGGATGATGGCACTCAATCTGGTCGGTCTCTCCGGATCGCTCCTGCAACAGGTGAACCACGGCATCTCGACCGGGGCGCTGTTCCTTTTGGTCGGAATGATCTATGAGCGGCGGCACACGCGGCAGATCGCCGACTATGGCGGCCTCTTCGCCACGGTTCCGGTGTTCACGATCGGATTTTTGATCGTGGCGCTTTCGTCCATCGGCTTGCCGGGGACGAATGGATTTGTCGGTGAGTTCCTCATCCTTCTGGGTTCGTTTCAGGCGCGACCGGTGCTCGCGATTCTGTCGACCACGGCGGTGATCCTGGCGGCGGCGTACATGCTGTGGCTGGTACTGCGCGTCTTCTACGGGCCGGTCGTCCATGCGGAGAATGAGTCGATCCCCGATCTCGGGAAGCGCGAGCTGGCCACGCTCGTGCCGCTGGTGGTATTGATCGTCTGGATCGGCGTGTATCCGCGGCCGTTTCTGGATCGGATCACGCCGGACCTGCAGAACTGGCTCGGGCAGGCGCGCCGCGTCGAGTTGATCCAACATCCGTCCGAGAACTGCGGCACACTCGTGCAGGCGGCCGATTCATTGGCCGGTCGCACCCGGAATGGTCCTGTGCCACCGATGGAGGGCGGGCGATGA
- the nuoL gene encoding NADH-quinone oxidoreductase subunit L, producing MLSLVWTIPLWPLLGFLLNGFFGRRWGKQTSGVVGCLSVLISFVISVGAFAALLGLEGRRFIAAPFDWIVVGDFHVPFGLLLDPLSAVMILVVSGVSFLIHVYSIGYMGHDPDQPRYFSFLNLFVFFMLLLVLADNFLVLYVGWEGVGLCSYLLIGFWFRRPSAAKAGMKAFIVNRIGDFGFAIAIFLIFRSFGTVRFLEVFERAPVMAATLGGTMTAIGLLLFMGATGKSAQIPLYVWLPDAMEGPTPVSALIHAATMVTAGVYMVARCSVIFASAPVTLLVVAIIGAATALFAASMALVQNDIKKVLAYSTISQLGYMFLALGVGAFAAGIFHLMTHAFFKALLFLGAGSVIHALTNEQDLRRMGGLRRFMPTTYWTFVVAALAIAGIPPLAGFVSKDEILWKSFSSPLGHWILWVAASITALLTAFYMFRLVFLAFHGEPRFGHEVHPHESPRSMALPLTVLGVLSIVGGWIGWPAILGGGAWFERFLAPVFVSADEALHLEVHEASHAIEYGLMAVSVLLGLAGIGWAYRWYVQSPARAEAVRTRFTGLHRLVYNKYWVDEIYDAVIVRPLVGVSRVIYRYFDLLIIDGAANGLAALAQHLAARGVRLSTGRFRWGVVTFAFGCVVALGWALLTFVRGGY from the coding sequence ATGCTCTCACTCGTCTGGACCATACCGCTCTGGCCGCTGTTGGGATTCCTCCTCAACGGCTTCTTCGGGCGGCGCTGGGGCAAACAGACATCCGGCGTTGTCGGGTGCCTGAGTGTCCTGATCTCGTTCGTCATTTCGGTCGGCGCGTTCGCCGCACTCTTGGGATTGGAGGGACGGCGCTTCATCGCCGCGCCCTTCGACTGGATCGTGGTCGGCGATTTCCATGTTCCCTTCGGGTTGTTGCTGGATCCGTTGTCCGCGGTGATGATCCTCGTCGTCTCCGGCGTGAGTTTTCTCATTCATGTCTACTCGATCGGATACATGGGGCACGATCCCGATCAGCCGCGTTATTTCTCGTTTCTCAATCTCTTCGTCTTCTTCATGCTTCTCTTGGTCCTCGCCGACAACTTCCTGGTTCTGTACGTCGGCTGGGAGGGCGTCGGGCTCTGCTCGTATTTGCTGATCGGATTCTGGTTCCGCCGTCCCTCTGCCGCGAAGGCGGGGATGAAGGCTTTCATCGTCAATCGCATCGGCGACTTCGGCTTCGCGATCGCCATCTTCCTCATCTTCCGCAGCTTCGGGACCGTTCGCTTCCTGGAGGTCTTTGAGCGCGCGCCGGTGATGGCGGCGACGCTCGGCGGCACCATGACCGCCATCGGTCTGTTGCTCTTCATGGGAGCGACCGGTAAATCGGCGCAGATTCCGCTCTATGTCTGGCTTCCCGATGCAATGGAGGGTCCGACACCGGTGTCGGCATTGATCCATGCTGCGACAATGGTCACCGCCGGTGTGTACATGGTGGCGCGGTGTTCGGTGATCTTTGCCTCGGCGCCGGTCACGTTGTTGGTTGTCGCCATCATCGGCGCCGCCACCGCGCTTTTTGCCGCGTCGATGGCGCTGGTGCAGAACGACATCAAGAAGGTGCTGGCCTATTCGACGATCAGCCAGTTGGGGTACATGTTCCTCGCCTTGGGAGTCGGCGCATTTGCCGCCGGCATCTTCCATCTGATGACCCATGCCTTCTTCAAGGCGCTGCTGTTTCTCGGGGCGGGGAGCGTCATCCACGCGCTGACCAATGAGCAGGACCTGCGCAGGATGGGCGGCCTGCGACGGTTCATGCCGACCACTTACTGGACCTTCGTTGTGGCGGCGCTGGCGATTGCCGGGATTCCTCCACTGGCGGGGTTTGTCTCCAAGGACGAGATCCTCTGGAAATCGTTCTCATCGCCTCTGGGCCACTGGATTCTCTGGGTCGCAGCGTCGATCACCGCGCTGCTCACCGCGTTCTACATGTTCCGTTTGGTCTTCCTGGCCTTCCATGGGGAGCCGCGTTTTGGCCACGAGGTCCATCCGCATGAGTCGCCCCGATCGATGGCACTTCCGCTCACCGTGCTTGGAGTCCTCTCGATCGTCGGTGGATGGATCGGCTGGCCGGCGATTCTGGGCGGGGGCGCGTGGTTCGAGCGTTTCCTCGCACCGGTTTTCGTGTCGGCGGATGAGGCGTTGCACTTGGAAGTGCACGAGGCGTCGCATGCGATTGAATATGGCCTGATGGCCGTCTCGGTTCTTTTGGGTCTTGCGGGCATTGGCTGGGCGTATCGGTGGTATGTGCAGTCACCGGCGCGAGCCGAGGCGGTCCGGACACGATTCACGGGATTGCACCGTCTCGTCTACAACAAGTACTGGGTGGATGAGATCTATGACGCCGTCATCGTCCGGCCATTGGTCGGCGTCTCGCGCGTCATATATCGGTATTTCGATCTGTTGATCATCGACGGCGCGGCCAACGGGCTGGCGGCGTTGGCGCAACATCTGGCGGCGCGCGGCGTCCGTCTGTCGACCGGGCGTTTCCGCTGGGGCGTGGTGACCTTCGCATTCGGATGCGTCGTGGCGCTGGGGTGGGCGCTGCTGACGTTCGTGCGCGGCGGGTATTGA
- the nuoK gene encoding NADH-quinone oxidoreductase subunit NuoK has translation MLPVPLEHYLVLAGILFVIGVIGVLINRNAIVTLMSVELMLNAANLLLVVFSRVYGDMGGQLMVFFVLTVAAAEASVGLAILVAVYRRKGSINIDGLNLLKG, from the coding sequence ATGCTGCCGGTCCCCCTCGAACACTACCTCGTCTTGGCGGGTATCCTCTTTGTCATCGGTGTCATCGGCGTGCTGATCAACCGCAATGCGATCGTCACGCTGATGAGCGTCGAACTGATGCTGAATGCCGCTAATCTGCTCCTGGTCGTGTTTTCGCGCGTGTATGGCGACATGGGCGGGCAGTTGATGGTCTTCTTCGTCTTGACCGTGGCGGCAGCGGAAGCGTCGGTCGGGTTGGCGATCCTCGTGGCGGTCTATCGACGCAAGGGTTCGATCAATATCGATGGATTGAATCTATTGAAGGGATGA
- a CDS encoding NADH-quinone oxidoreductase subunit J, whose translation MGNLIVFWVAAIVAVVAALRVITLRSPVAAVLHLIITLVALAVLFLQLSAEFIAALQIIIYAGAIMVLFLFVVMMLNLRRDEFGPDPLPGVLFLGSLAGAVLLAELIIVFGGSTARVEAATPELGSVQSVGRALFGDYLFAFELTSLLLLAAALAAVVVTRAKAPNDPEEA comes from the coding sequence GTGGGAAATCTGATCGTCTTCTGGGTGGCAGCGATCGTCGCGGTGGTGGCGGCGTTGCGGGTCATCACGCTGCGCAGCCCGGTGGCCGCGGTCTTGCACCTGATTATCACGCTGGTGGCGCTGGCGGTTCTCTTCCTGCAATTGTCGGCGGAGTTCATCGCGGCGCTGCAGATCATCATCTACGCCGGCGCGATCATGGTGCTGTTTCTCTTCGTCGTCATGATGCTCAATCTGCGACGCGATGAGTTCGGACCCGACCCGTTACCCGGCGTGCTGTTTTTGGGATCGCTGGCGGGGGCGGTGCTCTTGGCGGAGTTGATCATCGTCTTTGGCGGCTCGACCGCCCGGGTGGAGGCGGCCACGCCGGAGCTCGGCAGCGTGCAATCGGTGGGACGCGCCCTGTTCGGCGACTATCTCTTTGCCTTCGAGTTGACCTCGCTTCTGCTTCTGGCGGCGGCGCTGGCGGCGGTGGTCGTCACACGCGCCAAGGCGCCGAATGACCCGGAGGAGGCATAG
- a CDS encoding T9SS type A sorting domain-containing protein: MPNDRGFARVELGYPVAAWFPVDVDDDGTWELAITVSGTPTRVGVFDPSFMRWVDGPRELPVVGDQWGVGDWNGDGTLEYAYRAAQSMRYYDPRRGLDSLLWTQEYAPVAVIVWGSDSTGEPLVGWLRYTGSYSCDTFGSGGLPLISCQSGNSRQWSVYGMWNGLEHGRIPGGLGRVLRVEGFPDSGGSHLAVYESNGYFSHTTGAGEWGWYEQSLRVVDNHWSEEVAIDLPARQIHLQLPFMLWGLRSADVFLSSGGNGEPILVFYVYSMSGDGAGAEEYVRACYSDGRSAWLQTLVNCSMCGGGVGRYLGVTAYDITGDAQDDLILPLAGSAAWEIRDPLTGSVTDTLKDMPRAELHTGPLLIPGKRDMFYVADSTLYVWMPDAYTAVRENEQSPVPDVDLALNAVPNPFNSAVRLSWSDAIEPSRLEIFNILGQRVREFDPSALNAASGIVWDGTDANGHSVPSGVYFARLMAARRSATVKIVLLK, from the coding sequence TTGCCGAACGATCGCGGTTTTGCGCGTGTCGAGCTGGGCTATCCCGTTGCAGCATGGTTCCCTGTCGATGTCGATGATGATGGCACGTGGGAGTTGGCGATCACGGTGTCGGGGACACCGACACGCGTGGGCGTCTTCGATCCCAGCTTCATGCGGTGGGTGGATGGACCACGGGAATTGCCTGTTGTCGGCGACCAGTGGGGCGTCGGCGACTGGAACGGGGATGGCACCTTGGAATACGCATACAGGGCCGCGCAATCCATGCGTTACTATGACCCTCGGCGTGGCCTCGATTCGCTCCTATGGACGCAGGAATACGCCCCAGTGGCCGTCATTGTTTGGGGCAGTGACAGTACGGGAGAGCCGTTGGTCGGCTGGTTGAGGTATACCGGATCGTATAGTTGCGACACGTTCGGCTCGGGTGGGCTTCCGCTGATCTCCTGTCAATCCGGTAACTCGCGTCAGTGGAGTGTGTACGGAATGTGGAACGGCTTGGAGCATGGGCGCATACCCGGTGGGCTTGGGCGCGTTCTCCGAGTGGAGGGTTTCCCTGATTCAGGGGGCTCTCATCTTGCAGTCTACGAAAGCAACGGGTATTTCAGCCACACAACTGGGGCCGGAGAGTGGGGGTGGTACGAGCAATCACTGCGCGTCGTCGATAATCACTGGAGTGAGGAAGTCGCGATTGATCTGCCTGCTCGCCAGATACATCTTCAACTCCCCTTTATGCTATGGGGCCTGCGCTCGGCTGATGTGTTTCTCTCCTCAGGAGGGAATGGGGAGCCAATCCTCGTGTTCTATGTATATTCCATGAGCGGAGACGGTGCCGGCGCAGAGGAGTACGTCCGCGCCTGCTACTCGGATGGCCGGTCGGCATGGCTTCAGACTCTCGTAAACTGTTCAATGTGCGGGGGAGGAGTGGGGAGGTATCTGGGTGTGACCGCGTACGACATCACAGGTGACGCTCAGGATGACTTGATCCTCCCATTGGCAGGTTCCGCCGCATGGGAAATCCGCGATCCACTGACAGGATCGGTGACCGACACGCTTAAGGACATGCCGAGGGCTGAACTCCACACCGGGCCTCTTCTCATCCCCGGCAAGCGTGACATGTTCTATGTCGCCGATTCGACGCTCTATGTGTGGATGCCGGACGCATACACTGCGGTCAGGGAGAATGAACAGAGTCCCGTGCCTGATGTGGACCTCGCCCTCAATGCCGTCCCCAATCCCTTCAACTCCGCCGTCCGTCTCTCCTGGAGCGATGCCATCGAACCGTCACGGCTGGAGATCTTCAACATCCTCGGCCAACGGGTGCGGGAGTTCGATCCATCTGCTCTCAATGCGGCTTCAGGCATTGTCTGGGACGGCACCGATGCCAACGGTCACTCGGTCCCATCGGGTGTGTATTTCGCGCGGCTGATGGCGGCCCGTCGGTCTGCGACTGTCAAAATCGTCCTGCTGAAATAG
- a CDS encoding DEAD/DEAH box helicase, with protein MTLEQILDRLRDDPLVEHWHTIPASDGEYRGFPDTIDARLVAAYRQGGIARLYRHQAEAAEVAAQKQNLVVVTPTASGKTLCYNLPVLDAILKDPTARALYLFPTKALAQDQKAELLDLTARLGVDIKTHTFDGDTPSTARRAVRIAGQIVITNPDMLHAGILPHHTKWVKLFENLRFVVIDELHHYRGVFGSHLGNVIRRLLRVASFYNSDPQFISCSATIHNPGELAEKITGRTFVVIDKNGAPTAEKHVILYNPPIVNPALGIRRSSLSVANKLATEFLSHGISTIVFARMRRSVEVILTYLREYLKQRGHNPNLVEGYRGGYLPNERRGIEEGLRRGSVKGVVSTNALELGIDVGALDVAILTGYPGKIASMRQQIGRAGRRSGMSAAILVANSSPVDQFLMRHPEYLLGRSVESGIVDPTNLVVLMSHLKCAAFELPFGADEPFGVDLTAPLLEYLEKNRVLTQSSGRYFWTSEIYPAGEVSLRSASPENFVIHNRTDNNRVIGEVDFFAAPVFLHLEAIYLHGAEQYQVEELDWEGRRAYVKEVDVDYFTDAETKTDLKILTVEKSRQTPDARLGHGDVALTTMAVLYKKIRFHTHENVGSGKINLPEQEMHTTAFWIDFDADVAVKLGFLPGHTGEILRAAANALGQMAPLWVMSDPRDLGAFSQVRAPHSGLPTIYLYDNIPGGVGFSQKIFEMAGELFTETARLITECPCQTGCPSCVGPEMEVGEHGKQGASALLRFAAATADLSMTRRTLEPVAQLDRHEGGID; from the coding sequence ATGACCCTCGAACAGATCCTCGATCGCCTGCGCGACGACCCTTTGGTCGAGCACTGGCACACAATCCCCGCTTCGGACGGGGAATACCGTGGTTTTCCGGACACGATTGATGCGCGTCTCGTCGCCGCATATCGGCAAGGCGGGATCGCGCGGCTCTATCGTCATCAGGCCGAAGCGGCGGAAGTTGCTGCGCAGAAGCAGAATCTCGTCGTCGTCACCCCGACCGCATCGGGCAAGACACTGTGCTATAATCTACCAGTGCTGGATGCAATTCTGAAGGACCCAACGGCCCGGGCGTTGTATCTGTTCCCCACCAAGGCACTGGCGCAGGATCAGAAGGCAGAGTTGCTCGATTTGACCGCGCGTCTCGGCGTCGACATCAAGACGCACACCTTCGATGGCGACACGCCCTCGACCGCGCGCCGGGCGGTGCGCATCGCCGGGCAGATCGTCATCACCAATCCCGACATGCTGCATGCGGGGATTCTGCCGCATCACACCAAGTGGGTGAAGCTCTTCGAGAATCTCCGGTTTGTCGTCATTGATGAGCTGCATCACTATCGGGGCGTCTTCGGTTCGCATCTGGGGAATGTGATCCGACGGCTGTTGCGTGTGGCATCATTCTACAATTCCGATCCGCAGTTCATATCATGCTCGGCGACCATCCACAATCCCGGTGAACTGGCGGAGAAAATCACCGGACGCACGTTCGTTGTGATCGACAAGAACGGCGCCCCGACCGCTGAGAAACACGTCATCCTCTACAACCCACCGATCGTCAATCCCGCGCTGGGCATCCGCCGTTCGTCGCTCTCGGTGGCCAACAAGCTGGCGACCGAGTTTCTCAGCCACGGCATCTCCACGATTGTCTTTGCCCGCATGCGCCGTTCGGTGGAGGTGATTCTGACCTACCTGCGCGAATATCTGAAGCAACGCGGACATAACCCCAACCTCGTCGAAGGGTATCGTGGCGGGTATCTCCCGAATGAACGCCGCGGCATCGAGGAAGGGCTGCGACGCGGCTCCGTCAAGGGCGTGGTCTCGACCAATGCGCTCGAATTGGGGATTGATGTCGGCGCGCTCGATGTGGCGATTCTCACCGGATATCCGGGGAAGATCGCCTCGATGCGGCAGCAGATCGGACGCGCCGGACGGCGCTCCGGGATGTCGGCGGCGATCCTGGTGGCCAATTCGTCGCCGGTCGACCAATTCCTGATGCGTCATCCCGAGTATCTGTTGGGACGCAGTGTCGAATCAGGAATCGTCGATCCGACGAATCTTGTTGTGCTGATGTCGCATCTCAAGTGCGCGGCCTTTGAGCTTCCCTTCGGCGCCGATGAACCGTTCGGCGTCGATCTGACCGCGCCGCTTCTGGAGTATCTGGAGAAGAACCGCGTCCTCACACAATCCTCGGGGCGGTACTTCTGGACCTCGGAGATATACCCCGCCGGCGAAGTGTCGTTGCGCTCGGCGTCGCCGGAAAACTTCGTGATTCACAATCGCACCGACAACAATCGCGTCATCGGCGAGGTCGACTTCTTCGCCGCGCCGGTCTTTTTGCATCTCGAGGCGATCTACCTGCACGGCGCCGAGCAGTATCAGGTTGAGGAACTCGACTGGGAGGGACGTCGCGCTTATGTCAAGGAAGTCGACGTCGACTACTTTACTGACGCCGAGACCAAGACCGATCTGAAGATTCTGACCGTCGAGAAGTCGCGCCAGACGCCCGATGCTCGTTTGGGCCACGGTGATGTCGCCTTGACCACCATGGCGGTACTCTACAAGAAGATTCGTTTCCACACGCATGAGAATGTCGGCTCCGGGAAGATCAATCTCCCCGAGCAGGAGATGCACACGACGGCGTTTTGGATCGATTTCGATGCCGATGTCGCCGTCAAGCTCGGCTTCCTTCCGGGACACACTGGCGAAATTCTCCGTGCCGCCGCCAATGCCTTGGGGCAGATGGCGCCCTTGTGGGTGATGTCCGACCCGCGCGATTTGGGCGCGTTCTCGCAGGTGCGGGCGCCGCACTCTGGTTTACCGACAATCTACCTCTATGACAACATCCCCGGCGGCGTCGGCTTCTCGCAGAAGATCTTCGAGATGGCCGGCGAGCTGTTCACCGAGACAGCGCGTCTGATCACCGAGTGTCCCTGTCAGACCGGTTGCCCCTCCTGTGTCGGTCCCGAGATGGAAGTCGGCGAGCATGGCAAACAGGGCGCATCAGCGCTCCTCCGTTTCGCCGCCGCCACCGCCGACCTGTCGATGACGCGCCGCACTCTCGAACCGGTGGCGCAGTTGGACCGCCACGAAGGCGGGATTGATTGA
- a CDS encoding archaemetzincin family Zn-dependent metalloprotease — protein MKSRGKIIVVPLGDLDFYQINKLAANLSVVFSSGVDILQGMELPDEAESEERGQYYSTVILAKLELLRQNDTEKILGITEEDLYMPTHPFVYGEADPQSGCAVVSFYRLRQEFYGMGEDDKQIYSRALKEAIHVIGQLHHLVVCHNPRCVMYQSVSMRDTDAKAEKFCDNCQRRLVRQGV, from the coding sequence ATGAAATCACGCGGCAAGATCATCGTGGTCCCGCTTGGCGATCTGGATTTCTACCAGATCAACAAGCTGGCCGCCAATTTGTCGGTCGTCTTCTCGTCGGGGGTCGACATCCTGCAGGGGATGGAACTCCCCGATGAGGCCGAAAGCGAGGAGCGCGGCCAGTATTACTCCACTGTGATCCTGGCCAAGCTCGAATTGCTGCGCCAGAACGACACCGAGAAGATCCTCGGCATCACCGAGGAAGACCTCTACATGCCGACACACCCCTTCGTGTATGGCGAGGCCGACCCGCAGTCGGGATGCGCGGTGGTGTCGTTCTATCGCCTGAGGCAGGAATTCTATGGCATGGGGGAGGACGACAAGCAGATCTACTCCCGGGCCCTGAAGGAGGCGATCCACGTGATCGGGCAGTTGCACCATCTGGTGGTCTGTCACAACCCGCGCTGCGTGATGTACCAGTCTGTCTCGATGCGCGACACCGACGCCAAGGCGGAAAAGTTCTGCGACAATTGCCAGCGACGACTGGTGCGGCAGGGTGTGTGA
- a CDS encoding ROK family protein: MTPAPPEMNIHLGIDIGGTWVKYGAIDPEGHILFSDRAPTRGNEGQAATLDGIVDCARAMIDWAAQAGHRPVSIGIGSPGTINPRTHVVQPPTPNLTTIIGVNLVDVVQRATELPTAIDNDANCAAWAEHCYGAGRGIDNLICITVGSGIGSGFIVDGHIFSGPNGNGAELGHVTIDWHGPRCPCGNHGCLELYASANAVVRKANGAADDAPAGTLARLRRRDGGIMTVAAVFEAFTSGDQDARALLTASAHELAMGILSAVNLFDPEALIIGGGLADADTSGFWLSQVAGRIHVHAFSAEGKTLRVGKAALGNDAGFIGAAALGALWVRQ, translated from the coding sequence GTGACGCCCGCCCCACCCGAAATGAACATCCATCTCGGCATCGACATCGGCGGGACTTGGGTCAAGTACGGCGCGATTGACCCGGAGGGGCACATCCTCTTTTCCGACCGTGCACCCACACGAGGCAACGAAGGTCAGGCCGCGACGCTGGATGGGATCGTCGATTGTGCGCGGGCGATGATCGACTGGGCGGCACAGGCCGGGCACAGGCCGGTGTCGATCGGGATCGGCTCGCCGGGGACGATCAATCCCCGCACGCACGTCGTCCAGCCGCCGACGCCGAATCTGACCACGATCATCGGTGTGAATCTGGTTGATGTCGTCCAACGCGCGACCGAGTTGCCGACCGCGATCGACAACGATGCCAACTGCGCCGCATGGGCGGAGCACTGCTATGGTGCCGGGCGCGGGATCGACAACCTGATCTGTATTACCGTCGGTTCCGGGATCGGCAGCGGGTTCATCGTCGATGGCCACATCTTCTCTGGCCCGAACGGCAACGGGGCCGAGCTGGGGCATGTCACCATCGACTGGCATGGCCCGCGGTGTCCCTGTGGCAATCACGGCTGCCTCGAGCTGTACGCCTCCGCCAATGCCGTCGTGCGCAAGGCGAATGGCGCTGCCGACGATGCGCCGGCGGGTACTCTCGCACGCCTGCGGCGTCGCGATGGCGGCATCATGACCGTGGCGGCGGTGTTTGAGGCCTTCACGTCGGGCGATCAGGATGCGCGCGCCCTGCTCACGGCTTCAGCCCATGAACTGGCGATGGGGATTCTCAGCGCGGTCAATCTCTTCGATCCCGAAGCGCTGATCATCGGCGGCGGTCTGGCCGACGCGGACACGTCCGGATTCTGGTTGAGTCAGGTCGCCGGGCGGATACATGTCCATGCCTTTTCCGCCGAAGGGAAAACCCTCCGAGTCGGCAAAGCGGCGTTGGGCAACGATGCCGGGTTCATCGGCGCGGCGGCGCTGGGGGCGTTGTGGGTAAGGCAGTGA